The Xiphophorus maculatus strain JP 163 A chromosome 21, X_maculatus-5.0-male, whole genome shotgun sequence genome window below encodes:
- the map3k15 gene encoding mitogen-activated protein kinase kinase kinase 15 isoform X2 yields MDQGQSAQVADMAGEHAAGVCASERGEVFSPSPPAKQRSLRVVYVLNDGLKAVMASSPESGALQCLQRACDAESALLTTVTFGRLDFGETAVLDSFYDADIAVVDMSDVFRQPSLFYHLGVRESFDMANNVILYHDTDPDTAQSLKDMVAQKNTASSGNYYFIPYIVTPNHEYMCCESDAQRRASEYMQPSWDNLLGPLCVPLTDRFTSLLKDIHVTSCASFKDTLLNDIRKAREKYQGEELAKELARIKLRMDNTEVLTQDIVMNLLFSYRDIQDYDAMVKLVETLETLPTCDLATQPMIQFHYAFALNRRNSPRDREQALRVMLQVLQTSEHPAPDMFCLCGRIYKDIFLDSDCKDTVNRDNAIQWYRKGFELQPTLYSGINLAVLLIVAGQQFESSIELRKIGVRLNSLLGRKGSLEKMNNYWDVGQFFTVSMLASDIPKATQAAEKLFKLKPPLWYLRSVVQNLQLIQRFKKQAVEHSPQRERLDFWMDIIVEATQGTTKRLRFPVLILEPTKVYQPSYVSINNEAEEKHVSIWHVSPVESKGIHEWNFTATSIKGISISKFDERCCFLYVHDNSDDFQIYFSTEEQCGRFCSLVKEMISDGTGNAVELEGEGDGDTLEYEYDTDENGDRVVLGRGTYGVVYAGRDLSNQVRIAIKEIPERDSRYSQPLHEEIALHKYLKHRNIVQYLGSVSENRYIKIFMEQVPGGSLSALLRSKWGPLKEATIIFYTRQILEGLRYLHENQIVHRDIKGDNVLVNTYSGVLKISDFGTSKRLAGVNPCTETFTGTLQYMAPEIIDKGPRGYGAPADIWSLGCTIIEMATGKPPFHELGEPQAAMFKVGMFKIHPEIPESLSLEAKSFILRCFEPDPNKRPIAADLLRDIFLRQTTKGKKSKIAFKPSDYIHSVSIPAQQQGEAAGSSSSEHGSVSPDCDSKHDVFFQRKRTSGSENLKTSSSNYLSVPDESSVSEDRSVPPSPEDRDSGLFLLKKDSERRAILYKVLNDDQEKVISNLKENHIQGSEELLLSMEHIKQIICILRDFIHSPERRVMAATISKLKLDLDFDSNSINQIQLVLFGFQDSVNKVLRNHHIKPHWMFAMDNIIRRAVQAAITILIPELQTHFGPASECEGAEKDDEVDEEEAVFSPVLAPTSDEPGTTPDPVLSSTSTVNSSHTEEHQRSHVPLGAQLGRLKQETNRLLEELLQKEREYQHVLKATLQQRTHDLELIRVRHRPPDVSPPSILHGPADHEPDKQLTDWLKEQGADPDTIDKFVMEEYTLSDILREVSKDDLRSLRLRGGVLCRIWRAIQRHRERERLTADKHSKGDV; encoded by the exons ATGGATCAGGGTCAGAGCGCGCAGGTCGCCGACATGGCGGGGGAACACGCAGCCGGGGTGTGCGCGTCCGAGCGCGGCGAGGTGTTCAGCCCCAGCCCGCCGGCCAAGCAGCGCTCCCTGCGGGTTGTTTACGTCCTGAACGACGGGCTGAAGGCGGTGATGGCCAGCAGCCCGGAGTCCGGGGCGCTGCAGTGCCTGCAGAGAGCCTGCGACGCGGAGAGCGCCCTGCTCACCACCGTCACCTTCGGACGGCTGGATTTTGGAGAGACGGCGGTGCTGGACAGCTTCTACGACGCAG ATATCGCCGTCGTTGACATGAGCGACGTGTTTCGGCAGCCATCGCTGTTTTACCACCTGGGTGTGAGGGAAAGCTTCGACATGGCCAACAACGTCATCCTGTACCATGACACCGACCCGGACACGGCCCAGTCGCTGAAG GACATGGttgcacagaaaaacaca GCTTCCAGCGGTAATTACTACTTCATTCCATACATTGTGACTCCTAACCATGAGTATATGTGCTGTGAGAGCGATGCACAGCGCAGGGCTAGCGAGTACATGCAGCCCAGCTGGGACAACTTGTTGGGGCCGCTGTGCGTCCCCTTGACAGACCGCTTCACCAGCCTCCTGAAGGACATCCATGTGACATCATG cgCATCTTTTAAGGACACCTTGCTGAATGACATCCGGAAAGCCAGGGAGAAGTATCAGGGAGAGGAGCTGGCCAAGGAGCTGGCCCGAATCAAACTCAGGATGGACAACACCGAGGTCCTAACGCAGGACATCGTCATGAACCTGCTGTTTTCCTACAGAGACATACAG GATTATGATGCTATGGTTAAGCTTGTGGAGACTCTAGAGACGCTGCCTACTTGTGATCTGGCAACCCAACCGATGATCCAGTTCCACTACGCCTTTGCTCTCAATAG GAGGAACAGTCCTAGAGACCGGGAGCAGGCTCTCAGAGTGATGCTCCAGGTGCTGCAGACGAGCGAACATCCCGCCCCGGACATGTTCTGCCTCTGTGGTCGGATCTACAAGGACATTTTTCTCGACTCGGACTGCAAAGACACTGTAAACAGAGATAATGCCATACAGTG GTACAGAAAGGGCTTTGAACTGCAGCCCACTCTCTACTCTGGCATCAACCTGGCTGTCCTCCTCATCGTCGCTGGCCAGCAGTTTGAGAGCTCCATTGAACTGAGAAAAATAG gtgtgAGATTAAACAGCCTGCTGGGGCGAAAAGGTTCCCTGGAGAAAATGAACAACTACTGGGACGTGGGCCAGTTCTTCACCGTTAGCATGCTAGCTAGCGATATTCCCAAAGCTACTCAAGCGGCTGAGAAGCTGTTCAAACTGAAGCCACCGCTATG GTATTTGCGGTCAGTGGTGCAGaacctgcagctgatccagaggTTTAAAAAGCAGGCGGTGGAGCATTCGCCCCAAAGAGAAAGACTTGACTTCTGGATGGACATCATCGTGGAGGCAACTCAGGGAACCACCAAGAGACTGCGGTTTCCT gTTTTGATTTTGGAGCCAACTAAAGTTTACCAGCCTTCCTATGTGTCCATAAACAATGAAGCTGAAGAGAAGCATGTTTCCATCTGGCATGTCTCTCCTGTTGAAAGC AAGGGAATCCATGAGTGGAACTTCACTGCAACGTCCATTAAAGGCATTAG TATTAGCAAATTTGACGAGCGCTGCTGCTTCCTTTACGTCCATGACAACTCTGACGACTTCCAGATCTATTTCTCCACCGAGGAGCAGTGCGGTCG GTTCTGCTCCCTGGTGAAAGAGATGATCTCTGATGGTACAGGAAACGCTGTGGAGCTGGAAGGAGAGGGGGATGGAGACACGCTGGAG TATGAATATGACACGGACGAGAACGGAGACAGGGTGGTGCTGGGCCGGGGCACTTATGGAGTGGTGTATGCTGGGAGGGACCTGAGCAACCAGGTCCGGATCGCTATTAAAGAGATCCCTGAAAGAGACAGCAG ATACTCGCAGCCACTTCATGAAGAAATTGCCCTTCACAAGTACCTGAAGCACAGGAACATCGTTCAGTATTTGGGCTCGGTTTCTGAGAACAGATACATCAAGATCTTCATGGAACAGGTGCCTGGAG gaaGCTTGTCTGCTTTGCTGAGGTCAAAATGGGGACCTTTGAAAGAAGCAACGATCATTTTCTACACCAGACAGATCCTGGAGGGGCTGCGGTACCTGCATGAGAACCAGATTGTCCACAGAGATATAAAG GGAGACAACGTGTTGGTAAATACCTACAGCGGCGTCTTGAAGATCTCTGACTTTGGAACCTCGAAACGCCTGGCTGGAGTAAATCCCTGCACAGAAACGTTTACAG GTACTCTGCAGTACATGGCTCCAGAGATCATTGATAAGGGCCCTCGAGGCTACGGCGCCCCGGCTGACATCTGGTCTCTGGGATGCACCATCATAGAAATGGCCACTGGGAAACCTCCGTTTCACGAGCTCGGAGAGCCACAGGCAGCCATGTTTAAG GTGGGAATGTTTAAAATCCACCCAGAGATTCCTGAATCTCTATCTCTAGAAGCAAAGTCCTTCATCCTGCGCTGCTTTGAGCCCGATCCTAATAAGAGACCCATCGCTGCAGATCTGCTCAGGGACATTTTCCTCAGGCAAACCACGAAgggcaaaaaaagcaaaatagccTTCAAGCCATCAG actACATCCACAGCGTTTCCATTCCAGCGCAGCAGCAGGGCGAAGCTgccggcagcagcagcagcgaacACGGCTCAGTGAGTCCAGACTGCGACTCCAAACATGACGTTTTCTTCCAGAGGAAGAGAACCTCTGGCTCTGAAAACCTCAAAACCTCCAGCTCCAACTACCTAAG TGTCCCAGACGAGAGTTCAGTCTCAGAGGACCGCAGCGTCCCGCCCTCACCGGAGGACAGGGACAGCGGCCTCTTCCTCCTGAAGAAGGACAGCGAGAGGCGAGCTATCCTCTACAAGGTCCTGAATGACGACCAGGAGAAGGTCATCTCCAACCTGAAGGAGAACCACATCCAG GGCAGCgaggagctgctgctctctatggagcacatCAAGCAGATCATCTGCATCCTGCGGGACTTTATTCACTCTCCGGAAAGACGCGTCATGGCGGCCACCATCTCCAAACTCAAACTGGATCTGGACTTCGACTCTAACTCCATCAACCAGATCCAGCTGGTGCTTTTTGGCTTTCAGGACTCG GTGAACAAGGTTCTGCGAAATCATCACATCAAACCTCACTGGATGTTTGCCATGGATAACATCATCCGCAGAGCCGTACAGGCCGCCATCACCATCCTCATTCCAG AGCTGCAGACCCACTTTGGACCAGCCTCGGAGTGTGAGGGGGCAGAGAAGGACGACGAGGTGGATGAAGAGGAAGCCGTGTTCAGTCCCGTTTTGGCTCCAACCTCGGACGAGCCTGGAACCACGCCGGACCCCGTCCTCAGCAGCACCAGTACGGTGAACTCCAGCCACACCGAGGAGCATCAGCGCTCGCATGTTCCTCTCGGCGCCCAGCTGGGGCGGCTCAAGCAGGAGACCAACAG
- the map3k15 gene encoding mitogen-activated protein kinase kinase kinase 15 isoform X1 — MDQGQSAQVADMAGEHAAGVCASERGEVFSPSPPAKQRSLRVVYVLNDGLKAVMASSPESGALQCLQRACDAESALLTTVTFGRLDFGETAVLDSFYDADIAVVDMSDVFRQPSLFYHLGVRESFDMANNVILYHDTDPDTAQSLKDMVAQKNTASRSPALGFPYWTQLPPEYRGSGLRNKASSGNYYFIPYIVTPNHEYMCCESDAQRRASEYMQPSWDNLLGPLCVPLTDRFTSLLKDIHVTSCASFKDTLLNDIRKAREKYQGEELAKELARIKLRMDNTEVLTQDIVMNLLFSYRDIQDYDAMVKLVETLETLPTCDLATQPMIQFHYAFALNRRNSPRDREQALRVMLQVLQTSEHPAPDMFCLCGRIYKDIFLDSDCKDTVNRDNAIQWYRKGFELQPTLYSGINLAVLLIVAGQQFESSIELRKIGVRLNSLLGRKGSLEKMNNYWDVGQFFTVSMLASDIPKATQAAEKLFKLKPPLWYLRSVVQNLQLIQRFKKQAVEHSPQRERLDFWMDIIVEATQGTTKRLRFPVLILEPTKVYQPSYVSINNEAEEKHVSIWHVSPVESKGIHEWNFTATSIKGISISKFDERCCFLYVHDNSDDFQIYFSTEEQCGRFCSLVKEMISDGTGNAVELEGEGDGDTLEYEYDTDENGDRVVLGRGTYGVVYAGRDLSNQVRIAIKEIPERDSRYSQPLHEEIALHKYLKHRNIVQYLGSVSENRYIKIFMEQVPGGSLSALLRSKWGPLKEATIIFYTRQILEGLRYLHENQIVHRDIKGDNVLVNTYSGVLKISDFGTSKRLAGVNPCTETFTGTLQYMAPEIIDKGPRGYGAPADIWSLGCTIIEMATGKPPFHELGEPQAAMFKVGMFKIHPEIPESLSLEAKSFILRCFEPDPNKRPIAADLLRDIFLRQTTKGKKSKIAFKPSDYIHSVSIPAQQQGEAAGSSSSEHGSVSPDCDSKHDVFFQRKRTSGSENLKTSSSNYLSVPDESSVSEDRSVPPSPEDRDSGLFLLKKDSERRAILYKVLNDDQEKVISNLKENHIQGSEELLLSMEHIKQIICILRDFIHSPERRVMAATISKLKLDLDFDSNSINQIQLVLFGFQDSVNKVLRNHHIKPHWMFAMDNIIRRAVQAAITILIPELQTHFGPASECEGAEKDDEVDEEEAVFSPVLAPTSDEPGTTPDPVLSSTSTVNSSHTEEHQRSHVPLGAQLGRLKQETNRLLEELLQKEREYQHVLKATLQQRTHDLELIRVRHRPPDVSPPSILHGPADHEPDKQLTDWLKEQGADPDTIDKFVMEEYTLSDILREVSKDDLRSLRLRGGVLCRIWRAIQRHRERERLTADKHSKGDV; from the exons ATGGATCAGGGTCAGAGCGCGCAGGTCGCCGACATGGCGGGGGAACACGCAGCCGGGGTGTGCGCGTCCGAGCGCGGCGAGGTGTTCAGCCCCAGCCCGCCGGCCAAGCAGCGCTCCCTGCGGGTTGTTTACGTCCTGAACGACGGGCTGAAGGCGGTGATGGCCAGCAGCCCGGAGTCCGGGGCGCTGCAGTGCCTGCAGAGAGCCTGCGACGCGGAGAGCGCCCTGCTCACCACCGTCACCTTCGGACGGCTGGATTTTGGAGAGACGGCGGTGCTGGACAGCTTCTACGACGCAG ATATCGCCGTCGTTGACATGAGCGACGTGTTTCGGCAGCCATCGCTGTTTTACCACCTGGGTGTGAGGGAAAGCTTCGACATGGCCAACAACGTCATCCTGTACCATGACACCGACCCGGACACGGCCCAGTCGCTGAAG GACATGGttgcacagaaaaacaca GCCAGTCGTTCTCCAGCATTAGGCTTCCCTTATTGGACTCAGCTCCCTCCAGAGTACCGAGGCTCTGGACTGAGAAATAAA GCTTCCAGCGGTAATTACTACTTCATTCCATACATTGTGACTCCTAACCATGAGTATATGTGCTGTGAGAGCGATGCACAGCGCAGGGCTAGCGAGTACATGCAGCCCAGCTGGGACAACTTGTTGGGGCCGCTGTGCGTCCCCTTGACAGACCGCTTCACCAGCCTCCTGAAGGACATCCATGTGACATCATG cgCATCTTTTAAGGACACCTTGCTGAATGACATCCGGAAAGCCAGGGAGAAGTATCAGGGAGAGGAGCTGGCCAAGGAGCTGGCCCGAATCAAACTCAGGATGGACAACACCGAGGTCCTAACGCAGGACATCGTCATGAACCTGCTGTTTTCCTACAGAGACATACAG GATTATGATGCTATGGTTAAGCTTGTGGAGACTCTAGAGACGCTGCCTACTTGTGATCTGGCAACCCAACCGATGATCCAGTTCCACTACGCCTTTGCTCTCAATAG GAGGAACAGTCCTAGAGACCGGGAGCAGGCTCTCAGAGTGATGCTCCAGGTGCTGCAGACGAGCGAACATCCCGCCCCGGACATGTTCTGCCTCTGTGGTCGGATCTACAAGGACATTTTTCTCGACTCGGACTGCAAAGACACTGTAAACAGAGATAATGCCATACAGTG GTACAGAAAGGGCTTTGAACTGCAGCCCACTCTCTACTCTGGCATCAACCTGGCTGTCCTCCTCATCGTCGCTGGCCAGCAGTTTGAGAGCTCCATTGAACTGAGAAAAATAG gtgtgAGATTAAACAGCCTGCTGGGGCGAAAAGGTTCCCTGGAGAAAATGAACAACTACTGGGACGTGGGCCAGTTCTTCACCGTTAGCATGCTAGCTAGCGATATTCCCAAAGCTACTCAAGCGGCTGAGAAGCTGTTCAAACTGAAGCCACCGCTATG GTATTTGCGGTCAGTGGTGCAGaacctgcagctgatccagaggTTTAAAAAGCAGGCGGTGGAGCATTCGCCCCAAAGAGAAAGACTTGACTTCTGGATGGACATCATCGTGGAGGCAACTCAGGGAACCACCAAGAGACTGCGGTTTCCT gTTTTGATTTTGGAGCCAACTAAAGTTTACCAGCCTTCCTATGTGTCCATAAACAATGAAGCTGAAGAGAAGCATGTTTCCATCTGGCATGTCTCTCCTGTTGAAAGC AAGGGAATCCATGAGTGGAACTTCACTGCAACGTCCATTAAAGGCATTAG TATTAGCAAATTTGACGAGCGCTGCTGCTTCCTTTACGTCCATGACAACTCTGACGACTTCCAGATCTATTTCTCCACCGAGGAGCAGTGCGGTCG GTTCTGCTCCCTGGTGAAAGAGATGATCTCTGATGGTACAGGAAACGCTGTGGAGCTGGAAGGAGAGGGGGATGGAGACACGCTGGAG TATGAATATGACACGGACGAGAACGGAGACAGGGTGGTGCTGGGCCGGGGCACTTATGGAGTGGTGTATGCTGGGAGGGACCTGAGCAACCAGGTCCGGATCGCTATTAAAGAGATCCCTGAAAGAGACAGCAG ATACTCGCAGCCACTTCATGAAGAAATTGCCCTTCACAAGTACCTGAAGCACAGGAACATCGTTCAGTATTTGGGCTCGGTTTCTGAGAACAGATACATCAAGATCTTCATGGAACAGGTGCCTGGAG gaaGCTTGTCTGCTTTGCTGAGGTCAAAATGGGGACCTTTGAAAGAAGCAACGATCATTTTCTACACCAGACAGATCCTGGAGGGGCTGCGGTACCTGCATGAGAACCAGATTGTCCACAGAGATATAAAG GGAGACAACGTGTTGGTAAATACCTACAGCGGCGTCTTGAAGATCTCTGACTTTGGAACCTCGAAACGCCTGGCTGGAGTAAATCCCTGCACAGAAACGTTTACAG GTACTCTGCAGTACATGGCTCCAGAGATCATTGATAAGGGCCCTCGAGGCTACGGCGCCCCGGCTGACATCTGGTCTCTGGGATGCACCATCATAGAAATGGCCACTGGGAAACCTCCGTTTCACGAGCTCGGAGAGCCACAGGCAGCCATGTTTAAG GTGGGAATGTTTAAAATCCACCCAGAGATTCCTGAATCTCTATCTCTAGAAGCAAAGTCCTTCATCCTGCGCTGCTTTGAGCCCGATCCTAATAAGAGACCCATCGCTGCAGATCTGCTCAGGGACATTTTCCTCAGGCAAACCACGAAgggcaaaaaaagcaaaatagccTTCAAGCCATCAG actACATCCACAGCGTTTCCATTCCAGCGCAGCAGCAGGGCGAAGCTgccggcagcagcagcagcgaacACGGCTCAGTGAGTCCAGACTGCGACTCCAAACATGACGTTTTCTTCCAGAGGAAGAGAACCTCTGGCTCTGAAAACCTCAAAACCTCCAGCTCCAACTACCTAAG TGTCCCAGACGAGAGTTCAGTCTCAGAGGACCGCAGCGTCCCGCCCTCACCGGAGGACAGGGACAGCGGCCTCTTCCTCCTGAAGAAGGACAGCGAGAGGCGAGCTATCCTCTACAAGGTCCTGAATGACGACCAGGAGAAGGTCATCTCCAACCTGAAGGAGAACCACATCCAG GGCAGCgaggagctgctgctctctatggagcacatCAAGCAGATCATCTGCATCCTGCGGGACTTTATTCACTCTCCGGAAAGACGCGTCATGGCGGCCACCATCTCCAAACTCAAACTGGATCTGGACTTCGACTCTAACTCCATCAACCAGATCCAGCTGGTGCTTTTTGGCTTTCAGGACTCG GTGAACAAGGTTCTGCGAAATCATCACATCAAACCTCACTGGATGTTTGCCATGGATAACATCATCCGCAGAGCCGTACAGGCCGCCATCACCATCCTCATTCCAG AGCTGCAGACCCACTTTGGACCAGCCTCGGAGTGTGAGGGGGCAGAGAAGGACGACGAGGTGGATGAAGAGGAAGCCGTGTTCAGTCCCGTTTTGGCTCCAACCTCGGACGAGCCTGGAACCACGCCGGACCCCGTCCTCAGCAGCACCAGTACGGTGAACTCCAGCCACACCGAGGAGCATCAGCGCTCGCATGTTCCTCTCGGCGCCCAGCTGGGGCGGCTCAAGCAGGAGACCAACAG